GAGTCAGGCATAGATAGGGGGTGCAGGGATTGCCCACCATACAGCAACTGGTACGCGAGAGCCGGGAAAAGGTAGAGCGTAAGTCGTCTGCGCCGGCGCTGAAGGGTTCACCGCAGAAGCGCGGAGTGTGCACGCGGGTATATACCACCACGCCGAAGAAGCCCAATTCGGCACTCCGCAAGGTGGCGCGGGTGAGGCTCACCAATGGAGTAGAGGTGACCGCCTACATTCCCGGGATTGGACACAACCTGCAAGAGCACTCGGTGGTGCTGGTGCGGGGCGGACGGGTTAAGGA
This genomic window from Clostridia bacterium contains:
- the rpsL gene encoding 30S ribosomal protein S12, with the translated sequence MPTIQQLVRESREKVERKSSAPALKGSPQKRGVCTRVYTTTPKKPNSALRKVARVRLTNGVEVTAYIPGIGHNLQEHSVVLVRGGRVKDLPGVRYHIIRGTLDAAGVQNRFRGRSKYGAKRPKKK